From Paenibacillus antri, one genomic window encodes:
- the gyrA gene encoding DNA gyrase subunit A, with product MSDERLQSIQERDIGTEMRTSFMDYAMSIIVSRALPDVRDGLKPVHRRILYAMSELGMSPDKPFKKSARIVGEVIGKYHPHGDSAVYETMVRMAQDFSLRYMLVDGHGNFGSIDGDAAAAMRYTEARLSKIAMELLRDINKETIDFAPNYDGEEIEPTVLPARFPNLLVNGVSGIAVGMATNIPPHNLGEVIDGALMLIRNPEATPMDLMSVIKGPDFPTGGFILGREGIRQAYATGRGSVTMRARAEIEEVNGKARIIVGELPYQVIKAKLIEKIAELVREKRIEGITDLRDESDRNGMRIVIELRKDVNPKVILNNLYKQTSMQLNFGINMLALVNGEPKILNIRDALHHYIQHQIEVIRRRTEYDLKKARARAHILEGLRIALDHLDEVIALIRASRTTEEAREGLMSRFGLSEEQSQAILDMRLQRLTGLEREKIENEYAELVKKIAEYEAILADQQLVLNIIAEELTEIRERFADERRTEITIGEEAILDEDLIPQDEVLITISHTGYIKRIPVAAYRSQKRGGRGVIGMDTKDDDFVEHLFVTNTHNYLLFVTNKGKAYRLKAYEVPELGRTARGTPVINLIQIEQGERVSAVIPIKDVGESDKYLFFATKHGIVKKTPLSDFSNIRKVGLIALVLRDDDELVGVRLTDGERQIVMGTKQGMSIRFPEAEVRAMGRAATGVKGITLSEDDEVIDMDVVEEHDDVLIVTSKGYGKRTPMNEYRIQSRGGKGIKTLNITSKNGTVVGLKVVRENQDLMIITESGTVIRTSMEGISTMGRNTQGVRLIHTREDDEVATVTQVERGEDEDEQDLDETGMSGAEE from the coding sequence ATGTCGGACGAAAGATTACAATCTATCCAAGAACGCGATATCGGGACGGAAATGCGCACATCGTTCATGGACTACGCGATGAGCATTATCGTCAGCCGCGCCCTTCCTGACGTTCGAGACGGGCTGAAGCCCGTGCATAGAAGAATCCTGTACGCGATGTCGGAGCTCGGCATGTCGCCGGACAAGCCGTTCAAGAAATCCGCGCGGATCGTCGGCGAAGTCATCGGCAAGTATCACCCGCACGGCGATTCCGCCGTGTACGAGACGATGGTCCGCATGGCGCAGGACTTCTCGCTTCGCTATATGCTCGTCGACGGCCACGGCAACTTCGGCTCGATCGACGGCGACGCGGCGGCTGCGATGCGGTATACGGAGGCCAGACTGTCGAAGATCGCGATGGAGCTGCTTCGCGATATCAATAAAGAGACGATCGACTTCGCGCCGAACTACGACGGCGAGGAGATCGAGCCTACGGTGCTTCCCGCCCGGTTCCCGAACTTGCTCGTCAACGGGGTGTCCGGCATCGCGGTCGGCATGGCGACGAACATCCCGCCGCATAATCTCGGCGAAGTGATCGACGGCGCGCTCATGCTCATCCGGAATCCGGAGGCGACGCCGATGGACTTGATGTCCGTCATCAAGGGCCCGGACTTCCCTACCGGCGGTTTCATCTTGGGCCGAGAAGGCATTCGCCAGGCGTACGCGACGGGCCGCGGCTCGGTCACGATGCGCGCGCGCGCCGAGATCGAGGAAGTGAACGGCAAGGCGCGCATCATCGTCGGCGAGCTGCCGTACCAGGTCATCAAGGCGAAGCTGATCGAGAAGATCGCGGAGCTCGTGCGCGAGAAGCGCATCGAGGGCATCACGGACCTGCGCGACGAATCGGACCGCAACGGCATGCGCATCGTAATCGAGCTGCGCAAGGACGTCAATCCGAAAGTCATCTTGAACAACTTGTATAAGCAGACGTCGATGCAGCTGAACTTCGGCATCAACATGCTCGCGCTCGTGAACGGCGAACCGAAGATCTTGAACATTCGCGACGCGCTGCATCACTATATCCAGCACCAGATCGAAGTCATTCGCCGCCGGACGGAGTACGACCTCAAGAAGGCGCGCGCTAGGGCGCACATTCTCGAAGGTCTCCGCATCGCGCTCGATCATCTGGACGAGGTCATCGCCCTGATTCGCGCTTCCCGTACGACGGAAGAAGCCCGCGAAGGGTTGATGTCGCGCTTCGGCTTGTCCGAGGAGCAATCGCAGGCGATTCTCGACATGCGTCTCCAGCGCCTCACGGGGTTGGAGCGCGAGAAGATCGAGAACGAATACGCGGAGCTCGTGAAGAAGATCGCCGAATACGAGGCGATTCTGGCGGACCAGCAGCTCGTGCTGAACATTATCGCGGAAGAGCTGACCGAAATTCGGGAGCGGTTCGCGGACGAGCGCCGCACCGAAATTACGATCGGCGAAGAGGCGATTCTGGACGAAGACTTGATCCCGCAGGACGAAGTGCTGATCACGATCTCGCATACGGGCTACATCAAGCGCATTCCGGTAGCGGCCTACCGCAGCCAGAAGCGCGGCGGCCGCGGCGTCATCGGCATGGATACGAAGGACGACGACTTCGTCGAGCATCTGTTCGTTACGAATACGCATAATTACTTGTTGTTCGTCACGAACAAGGGCAAGGCGTATCGCCTGAAGGCGTACGAGGTGCCGGAGCTCGGGCGCACCGCCCGCGGCACGCCGGTCATCAATCTGATCCAGATCGAGCAAGGCGAACGCGTCAGCGCGGTCATCCCGATCAAAGACGTCGGCGAGTCCGATAAGTACCTCTTCTTCGCGACGAAGCACGGCATCGTGAAGAAGACGCCGCTCAGCGACTTCTCGAACATTCGGAAGGTCGGTCTCATCGCGCTTGTGCTTCGCGACGACGACGAGCTGGTCGGCGTGCGCCTGACGGACGGCGAACGGCAGATCGTCATGGGCACGAAGCAAGGCATGTCCATTCGCTTCCCGGAAGCGGAAGTTCGCGCCATGGGGCGCGCCGCGACCGGCGTGAAGGGCATCACCTTGTCCGAAGACGACGAGGTGATCGATATGGACGTCGTCGAGGAGCATGACGACGTGTTGATCGTTACGTCCAAGGGCTACGGCAAGCGGACGCCGATGAACGAGTATCGTATCCAGTCTCGCGGCGGCAAAGGCATCAAGACGCTGAACATCACGTCGAAGAACGGTACGGTCGTCGGTCTGAAGGTCGTACGCGAAAACCAGGACTTGATGATTATTACCGAATCCGGCACCGTCATTCGAACGAGTATGGAAGGGATCTCCACCATGGGTAGAAATACTCAGGGCGTAAGGTTGATTCATACGCGCGAGGACGACGAGGTCGCAACGGTGACGCAGGTCGAACGAGGCGAAGACGAAGACGAGCAAGATCTCGACGAGACTGGCATGTCGGGGGCAGAAGAATAA
- a CDS encoding HD-GYP domain-containing protein has product MKYVAIEAKLDENGQESADDAPPSNFVSNELALFYQAYDGLYQILKKAYRVISAGSDKLPLLEMRTQLEQLLGYIDCYNPLTFTARRSGPDDYLIHNGIMVGLTSYLLARWQGYQQKDWIPIAFAGILHDIGTMRIDDAILQKPSKLTAAEFEELKKHTIIGYNILKNIAGLNEGVKLSALQHHERHDGSGYPLGVKGDKIHAYAKLVAVTDVFHAMTTSRQYKKASSPYLVLEELMKEAFGRLEPTLVQTFINKLTSFHNGTVVRLNDGAVAEIVFTDRSNPTRPMVNINGTIVNLAVARDRFIQDVISN; this is encoded by the coding sequence GTGAAATACGTTGCGATCGAAGCGAAGCTGGACGAGAACGGTCAGGAATCGGCCGACGATGCGCCTCCCTCCAATTTCGTCTCGAACGAATTGGCTTTATTTTATCAAGCGTACGACGGACTTTATCAAATTTTAAAGAAGGCGTATCGCGTCATCAGCGCGGGAAGCGACAAGCTTCCGCTGCTCGAGATGCGGACGCAGTTGGAGCAATTGCTCGGATATATCGATTGCTATAACCCGCTGACGTTCACCGCGCGCAGGTCCGGTCCGGACGATTACTTAATTCATAACGGGATTATGGTCGGCCTCACCTCCTACCTGCTCGCCCGTTGGCAAGGGTATCAACAGAAGGATTGGATTCCGATCGCATTCGCGGGCATTCTCCACGATATCGGCACGATGCGGATCGACGACGCGATCTTGCAGAAGCCTTCGAAGCTGACGGCGGCGGAGTTCGAGGAGTTAAAGAAGCACACGATTATCGGGTACAACATCCTGAAGAATATCGCGGGTCTGAACGAGGGCGTCAAGCTGAGCGCGCTGCAGCATCACGAACGCCATGACGGTTCGGGATACCCGCTCGGCGTGAAAGGCGACAAAATTCACGCGTATGCGAAGCTCGTAGCCGTCACGGACGTATTTCACGCGATGACGACGAGCCGGCAGTACAAAAAGGCCTCCTCCCCCTATCTCGTCTTGGAGGAGCTCATGAAGGAAGCGTTCGGCCGTCTGGAGCCGACGCTCGTGCAGACGTTCATCAATAAGCTGACGTCGTTCCATAACGGGACCGTCGTACGCCTGAACGACGGAGCCGTCGCGGAGATCGTATTTACCGATCGAAGCAATCCGACGCGGCCGATGGTCAACATTAACGGAACGATCGTCAACTTGGCGGTGGCGCGCGACCGTTTTATCCAGGACGTTATTTCGAATTAA